Part of the Leishmania infantum JPCM5 genome chromosome 34 genome, CAACACCTTTTTCACCGTCCTCTGGCTGAGTCTTGGATTCCTTCGCACGGGAGCAGGACGAGCTGCTCGAAAAGGGCTcggacaaaaaaaaaccatttccccctttttttccttcgtcATCTTTGACGGGTTCTGCACTGTCTTCTTCGCTTgctcctcctttcctttttttcttctttcgccCCTCCCCGATTGCGGGTCGGCGCACGCGTAGGTTTCAGCGGCCGCGTCTGCTTTGCCTCGTCTCCgttccaaaaaaaaaagcaaggcAACTCACTGCTTTGCAGGGCTCTACGTATGTTGGCCGAGCGAGCCGTAGACACGCTCTCTTCTTTCGGTTTCCTTTTGGTGTTTTCTTTCTTGATTTTACGGAAGTATTCTCCTgacggtggaggcgcagaggAAGGCAGCATCAGTAGTGCCCAGAGGCGTGGCAGGAGAGCAGGTTATCGCCGTATCACAAAAAAGACAGGGCGAGGCCACGGAGTCGAGAAAACGGGGGAAAACATACAGGCAAGCACGGAAAGTGAAAGAtcttttattttttttcttctcctcTTTGAGCTGAATTTCTGCTCCGTGACGCAGCGGAAAGTTTTTtgctatttttttttttgtaaaCGAAGCGCAtgaacaaaaagaaaacacacaTAAGCGACAGCGCAGCGTTTCATCAAGACATCCTAGCCTCTTTCTTGAGCAACACAGATACCTTCTCTTCAGTGCGTTCCCACTGTTCCGCAACATCGTACCACCTCTCACTGGGGCTTGGTCTTGCCTGTCTCTCTACAACCTcactctttctttttttttttccgtctCTTTGAACACCATTCTTAGGGCCGCGAGCTCAGCACCGTGGATCTATTTTGCTCACCGCTCTTACTTTTCACCTCTCTCTACTTTCTTTttcagtttttttttcgttttctgcATCGACGttcttctctttcctctgATGAGATATCTGTCGCTCGTTCCGTGTGTCTTGTGAGAGGGTGTGCCGctcgcttcctctctccGAGGGCTCCCTCGTCTCACACAACCATCTCAAACGCATCAGTGCAtattctttttttgttttctttctggAGTCACTCGTTCTCTCGTTCACCTTCGTTCTGTGCTTCGGGTACGAAGAAAGGCGAagtacgcacacacgcacacgccgtaACAACAACAAACACAATAGAGCTACCCATTTTTGGAGCTCTCTGCTATACCGCTGGTTTCGCTATCGCTTTGCTCGACACGCACGGTCTCACTCACTCGCTTCTCGCTCCGTTATATAGATCGATATATTTCTGTGCCTCTCCTTCATATTGTCGTCTCTCCACCGGAGctcgcttccttctcttccctcaGCATtcactctccctctttcaGTTTGGGACTTGGGGGAGGTTCAAGTTATACTGCTTACTTTACTTCTTTgtattcttttttttttcgtttgtgtgtgcgtgttttttttttttgcgggcTTCTTGTGTGGATGCACCCTATTTTAGAATCCTTCTCCGCTTCTTCGCTACACCATGACCACCACtacctcctcttcctcctttttttctctctctcactttCTCATTTGCGCCGTCCCTCTTTCTGTTCAGGCTCAAGAACGGGCGAACCAAAGGAAAAAGGGAGACTCCACCCcctgctccttctccttctttACTCTCCTTGATTGGGCAAGGGGTGTACACCATCACAGCCGGAACTAATGCTGAGTAGAGTAAAAACAAAGGCTGGGGTGCGGAAGGGAACGAAAAGCGAAACGGAgtaagcacacacacacacacacacacacacacacacacacacacacacacacgccgagTACGCTTCAGCGTCTTGCAGCTAGTTTCACtcacatttttttttcgttttctctttCATCCGTTGTTCGTTtcagtgcgtgcgtgtttggTGTCGTCGcggcttctctttctttctccctccctccgcgtAGAAGCGttactcttttttttctccatcTCGTGGCGTTATCCTCCCTTATTCCTTCTTTACTTTTCTGCAGTTTCTCTCGGAGTAAggctgtgcgtgtgagtgtaTTTTTCTGTATTGTGAGATGTGCTCGCGTGTGTATGCTTACCTTTGCTGCGGATATTTTTTGCGTTGTTGTGGTGCTTCCACCTGCCTGCTGTCGACTACGCCGCCTCCGTGACACACTTCGTTGCActcgctttcttttcgcATTGCTCTCCTGAACCACGAGTCGCCTCCATCATCATTTCCAGGGTATCCACGGCGCCTCAGCTCATAGAGCGGCTCATCATGATTCAGTGCGATCGCGCGCCTCCACAGCTGCTTGTCCGTGGGGAACAAATCCGTGCCGTGCTCACTGAGGTGCGCGAGATCTTCATGTCGCAGCCAATGCTCCTCGAGATCCGCccgcctgtgcgcgtgtgtggcgacACGCACGGACAGTACTAcgacctgctgcgcatctACGAGAAGTGCGGCTTCCCCCCATACTCGAACTACCTGTTCCTCGGCGACTACGTTGACCGCGGCAAGCACAGCGTCGAGACGATCGTCCTGCAGTTCTGCTACAAGATTGTGTACCCCGAGAACTTCTTTCTTCTGCGCGGCAACCACGAGTGCGCTAGCATCAACAAGATGTACGGGTTTTTCGATGATGTGAAGCGGCGGTATAACATCAAGCTGTTCAAGGCGTTCACGGACGTGTTCAACACGATGCCCGTGTGCTGCGTGATTAGCGAGAAGATCATCTGCATGCACGGTGGCCTTAGTCCTGACCTGACCGATCTTACCGCCATTAACGAGATTCTTCGTCCGTGCGACGTGCCTGATCGCGGCATCCTGTGCGATCTGCTGTGGGCCGATCCAGAAAACGAAGTTCGCGGCTTCCTGGAGAGCGACCGCGGCGTGAGCTACCTGTTCGGCGAGGACATTGTGAACGACTTCCTGGATATGGTGGACATGGACCTGattgtgcgcgcgcatcaAGTTGTGCAACGTGGCTACGGGTTCTTTGCGAGCCGTCAGCTTGTGACCGTGTTCTCTGCGCCGAACTACTGCGGTGAGTTCGACAACGACGCTGCCGTGATGACCATCGACGACAAGCTGCAGTGCTCCTTCCTCATCATTCCGGCTGCCAAGTAGTGACggagcggcaccaccggGCCCCAAAAGATGCTGACGCGGCCTGTTTGAATAATTTTTTGTCTGTTATTTCACCTgcatccgcctcctcggGCTCTTGATATGAGGCCGCACACGGGAGAGTGCTCATCCCTTTCTCTCACTTCTGTAAGTTCTTGTGTTGCCCGTTGCTTCCTGTTTTTTCGGCTTGATGATATCGACCGCGGTTACGAGAGACACCTTGGCATGGTATCACAGGTTCCCGTAcccggtgtgtgtgtgcgtggagaaGCCgggcagcccccctcccctcctgtGCTTGCGAAATGCCGAGCGGCTtctggcggtgacagggtcTGGTGACtgcgacgtggggaggtcagagcgatgcattgCTACTGATGTCGGCAGTGAGGTCGtgggcggcgttgcgtcggagcgacccgcGCCGCTGaacgcgtcggcgccatcgaCATGATGGGCGAAGTGCCAGCGTGACTGGAAGGCGTCGCagccggccctcacactgcccgctggtgtgtgtggcgggggGCCTGGGGCACCGCACGAGGGggtgcgcgaggtggtggcgtgcgtgatgggtgcggctgtgaggcgacctgcgaggccggggcggtgctgaggtgactgcgtgtgtgcgcattgCTGTGAGGCATGCGTCTCTGGCTGCATTGCACCACGCGGGGTgcgcctgtggcagggccgggGAGGGCTGGAGTGGGGCTTGACTCCTGTTGTATGGCCGGGAGGATGGGCTCACGCTGAGGCAAGAGCAAACATATCCGTGCCGTTGTTCTCTGTATAACGCagacacgtacacacacacgagatAGAGACaaagacagagacagagttTATCGGCGTATCAATTGTTTGGTTTGGGGTCAGAGGGGGGTTTTATGCGTTGTGGCGTGTTTTCTAAGTTTGCACGTGTAGTGTGCTCAGAGCCGCGGACGGCCCTGGCGTCTTTTCCCCCTTTCGCGTTTGTGTTTTGCCATTGCTGTTGTTTTCGTTCTTACTGGACGTTCTTAACCGTGAAGGGGCTCGCACAGCGAGTGTCATCTTGTTTTTGATGGAGCTGGTGCCTTTCACGCCTCGTTATCATTTTCGCTTATGCCACCCTCTCTCATGGATGCGCCTTCTTATCTCGGCAGCGTTTAGCGGTTTTGTGTCGCCGGCATGCTCCCGCTGCACGAATTTCCGGAAGTTCAAACAGAGGACAGGCAGACCTAAAAGAAGAAATAAacgcgaagaagagcagGGTCTTTGACAAGCATTgagaggaggcggggagggggccgtACGGGAAAGGAGATGAAGGGTGCAATCTCCACTTTTGCTGTctctcgctttttttttgccacAAATGAGCGTGGGGCATGGCGTTTTGTGCGATGGTAATCTTGTGGACATGCTTGCTCTGTGGGTGTCTGTGTTGTTCGTGAACAGGTCACTGCCGGAGGTGTGACTGAAAAGAGGGATACAGACGGCGTGTCGTCGCTGACAACATCAACGCCTACTTGGATCAACGTAAAGCAACCTTGGCTGCATCTTAGGAAAACAGTCATGCGCACTCTTTCGTTGTTGTCACCCTCCGACTGCGGTGATTCGATATTTTTGCGTCTGGGAGACTGCGTACTCAGTGCCGTGGTTTAAcagtcttttttttttcaaatGTGTTCTCGCCATCTATCTGCCTTTTCTGTTGATGTCACCGCCGTTGCCCGCAAGCGCGCTCAAGCCGGCACGCAGAGACGACTGCAGCTACCACGTGACGCTTTCTCTGTTCTCGTGTATGCACGGGTGTGACCTTTTGGCTGATTGAACGATGTCGTCATTCTTGGCCCTCTCcccgccagctgctccgtTTCTCTCGtcgcatctcctcctccttctttcATTGAACAGCTGGTGCGTGCTCTTCGATACATACCTCCCTGTGACGTTGTCGGGATGCATGCAGGTATGCGTGTCTGCTTGGGGGTTTTGTGCTGGCCCTTGTTGCGTTACTCCGTCAGATCACCTATTCCTTTggcttgtctctctcccctcccctaaGGCCCTCACCATCGGTaccccgcccacccgcctTACTTATTCGTCATTTCCGAAGATGTTTCATGGCTCAGATAGAAAGACAAGCACACGTTTTACTCAgagcgaaaaagaagaaaacatGTGAAGAaagcgtgcgcgcacgcacacaagagaGCGAGCCGTAATGTTTGAGGGGGAGTTGAACAGCAGCACAGCTGAGCTCTCAGACTCCTTTCTGCTACCCCGCTCAACTCGGCGCATGGTCTCACTCTCACTGAAAACCCTCCACACGCCCCAAAAAGACAAGGCCACGTTGAGGCGCATCGATGTTGAAGCGCTCGTTTCTTTGTTCGATATAAAACAGAGAAGTGacgaaaaagggggagaccTCTTCgtgcccgtgtgcgtgtgtgtgctcatcGTCACATCCGGAAAGCGCACATGTATTTCCCGTCAGTTCAGCCAACCCGAGTGGGTGTTTTAGTCGGCACGGTGCCGACGGTAGAGAACGTGTGCTCGTTTCTCTTTTCGCCTCTGCCCTTTCACTTCAGACGCTGCAGTCTTTTTCCCGCCAGGGAACcttccccccctcctgccCTCCATGCACGagtgcgccgcctctctgcTCACTTGTGATGAACGCTACAATCTTTTCGGCTCTCTCATCTGCActctttccctttctcctccccgCCGCACCTCCTTCCCTCGGCAtgcccgcgcacgcgcatcgcGGATGAACTGGAGTGCCTTTCACGGAGTCTTCTTGTTTGCACTGTTGTCctttcgcctctctcccgctcttccttttttttgctcaCCGCCACCCTCGCGTCGCATCCGTGAACGTGTCTGTTCGTATggagcgaagaaaaagaaaataTCACCGACCATATAGTaaagcccctccccctcctccttctccgcctaCCTAGAAACagcgaacaacaacaaagacgAGGGCGCTGCACGCATACTGtgccgcttctcttcttcgtctttttTGTTCGGGGCGGGGGGGATATTTGCGCCTAACGGTTAAGCTCGCGTGTGCTCCTCTTctgcccttctttttttACCTTCGTTCATCTGCTTGCAAACGCTTCGAAATAGGATTATGCATCTGCGCACGGTTTCTTTTCCATATCCCCTCTGTATTCCTCTCAACAGGTTCCCATTACCAACGCTCAACCGCGTTGGCGCACGCCTTTGTGAGCCTGTGTGTACGACAAGTACATCTTGTGTACTGAAGCGCTGCGCTTCTGTCTTACGTGCGTCTGCCGTCTTGTTGCTCGTCAGTCTTTGCAGGCTTTATATCGCGAACCGCTTCGTTTTGAGCATCGttgcttttctctttttttctgtctGCGTTGTGACcatctcctttttttttttcgcattTGTTGTATGCTACCTCACCTTCCCATTccccgtgtgtgcgtgcgcatctACAGCTACTACCCGGAACGCTGGATTGGACGCTGCGCGTTGTGCCGGCCGCCGTACAGGCACGTAAGAGGATACGCTACCTCATGTTGTCGTCGTAGAGGTTACAGCCGAGGCAACCGTTCATCGTCGCCACGAGCGCAGAAAAGAGCTGGTGCAGAGGAGGTGCCGAGAGTACTCAGACCAGTCAGGACGGACAGCAGCATTTCGCTTCCCATTGCCTTCACagactttttttttgttgttcagggcgaagagaaggagaggtgcTGTACGCACATACCACCGTTGACAGAAACAGACAGGCCGAGAGACGCACTTCCTAGTGCCTTTGCTTTCCTGCTGCGTTCaaccatttttttttgtgtttcttccttttctcttcaGGTAAGAGTACTTACACCATTAAGGTGCACGGCCCGCACcgtcccttcccccttcccccttcctaCCCCCCCACATCCTCCTTAACTTCTctgggggagggagaagacggcTAATCTTTTCAaccttgtttttttttcttcaaAGGACGGAAGGCATTAACCATCACTGGTGCTCAGAATCAtcgaaaggaaaagagagacgcgg contains:
- a CDS encoding putative serine/threonine-protein phosphatase PP1, with protein sequence MIQCDRAPPQLLVRGEQIRAVLTEVREIFMSQPMLLEIRPPVRVCGDTHGQYYDLLRIYEKCGFPPYSNYLFLGDYVDRGKHSVETIVLQFCYKIVYPENFFLLRGNHECASINKMYGFFDDVKRRYNIKLFKAFTDVFNTMPVCCVISEKIICMHGGLSPDLTDLTAINEILRPCDVPDRGILCDLLWADPENEVRGFLESDRGVSYLFGEDIVNDFLDMVDMDLIVRAHQVVQRGYGFFASRQLVTVFSAPNYCGEFDNDAAVMTIDDKLQCSFLIIPAAK